Genomic window (Bacillaceae bacterium S4-13-56):
TTTTAGGAATTCATAACTATTTTAATCGTGCTACCCATGTCTACCCAGAGTTCTCACGTCTTGCCTTTGAAGTGCGAGCCTTTAGTTACAATCGTCTAAAAACTGTTGGAAAACATACTCATCCTTCGAATGCTCCACCAACCTATAAGAAATTTTATAGCTTAGGAGCTAAGACATTCAGAATAGCCAATGTTTACCTTTTCCCACTAGCTGATGTAAAAACGAAAAATGCAATGAATTTTAGTCAGAATTTATCACCTTTTACAGAAGAGGGAAGAGCAAAAATCCACAAACAACTACGTTTAGATATCCAACGGGAAATTGCGCTTCTGATGGAATCGAAGATTCAGACGCGAAGTGTTGAGTATATGGATAATCGTATTAGTCGATACAGTATGAAAATGGGGAAATGTGAAATTACAGGCGTATTCCTACAATCTCATGAAGTTCACTGTCACCATTACATTCCACTGCATCTAGGTGGAAATGACTCTTTCAACAACCTAAGAATTCTTCATAAAGACATACATACTGCTATCCACCAAACAGACGAAAAGGCAATACATTCACGCTTAACGACATTCAATTTAACAAAACCTATGAAGGAGAAATTAAACCACTTCCGTGAAAAGTGTGGATTAAAACCAATCATTTAATTTCAATTTATTGTTAAGTAACAAGGAACTTATAATCAAGTACATATTGGTAGATGGACCGCCGAATGCTGGGAAACTAGCACGTTCGGTGCGGAGCAGGGGAAAAGTTGGAGATAACTTCAAATGCTTACCTATTGCTAACTTATCTTTAATACAGAAATTTAAGGTAGATGAATGAAATTTTTGATAAAATGAAGGTAAGAAATTACTACTTCACAAAGGGGGAGTATAAATGTTATGGGAAGAAGTTCGAAAAGTATATCCAGATAAATGGGTTGTATTTGAAGCAATTGAAGCTCACTCAGATAGTAATTATCGTATAGTAGATGACATAGCTGTAATAGATTCGTTTGACGACTCAATGGATGCATTCCGCCGCCATAATGAATTACACAAGCAAAAACCTAATCGTGAACTTTATTTCTTTCATACATCTAGAGAAGATCTCGATATACAGGAAAAGAAATGGACAGGACTTAGAAAAATATGATTAAGATAAAAGAATTGTCAGAATTACCATTTATAGAGGCTACAGTAACCTGTCGTGGACAAAGCATAAAATTAGAAAATGTTCTAATCGACACTGGTTCTGCTGGAACAATTTTTAATGTTAATAAACTCGAAACAATAGGAGTTAAACCAGAAGCAAATGATGTCACTCAAACAATTCAAGGAGTCGGTGGACTTGAGTTTGTGTATACTAAAAATATAGATCAAATCTCTATTAACGATGGTATAGCAATTCAAAACTTCCTTGTGGAATTAGGTTCGATGGATTATGGTCTTGAGATTGATGGTATTATTGGCTATGACTTTATGAAAAAAGTCGGTCTCATTATTGACTTGCAACAATTAAACATATCCGTAAGATAGGTCCTCTTTTTCAAGGGGATATTTTTTATGTATTCAATTTGAAGTATAAGAAAGCTATCAGGATATGTGAATAATTTCACTTAAAGTAAAGGGTAGCTTTTCTTCAATAAAGGTAGTACCCAGAATAAACTATTGGAATTGTAGGTGGATTTAATGCTATTCATATTTTTACTAATTCACATAGTTATTGGTTTAGTTTTGATTTACTACTACGGGGAGAACTGCCTAGAGGAATTACTACATTTGTTATTGTCTTTTTAAGTATGAGTTTTATATATTTTGGGACAGTTTTCTTCCAAGCATTTTTGTAACTCTGTTTCACTAAAGGGTGGCTTATCTTAAATATCATAACAGCAAAAATACCAAGTATTTTTGAAAACATATTTGTTTTTGTCTTTTTGATCTTTGGAATAGTGCTAATATGGATATCTTTCTCGAAGCGATTTAAAGAAGGTTTATAATGTTTTGTTCCTCAAGATATAGACTTTCTTTATGATCTGGCTTTTTATAACAGTTCTATCGAATAATTTAATAAGACTGGGAAAATTGTAGCTATTGTTTGTATGGGGTTATCTCTTTTTATTCCTTCTTGTTTTTATTTTAATCGCATATGGACTTCTAAATACACTATTCAACGAACGAGGTGCCAATCCTCAACAAAGATCGTCCATTGTGGCGATCTTTTTATTTTAAATGAAAGTCTCAATGGAATATTATGTTAAAATTGAAAGTAGAGAGATTTTATGTTAAAGAGCAGTAATGTTCAAGAAGTATTGGGGGAGAATAAAGAAATGAAAAAAATCGTAGTAGTAGGTTTACTTTGCTTAATTGCACTTGTAGGTTGTAGTAATGAAAGAGTGGAACCAGATACTCCATTTAACGCAACACACCTTATGAAGTTTCAAATTGATAATCAAAATTATAGTAGGTTCCAATCCTTGTTTTACGAAGGTACTGAAGATAATGTATCAAGAGATACATTTCAACAGTTTGGGGAAATTTCAACCGCTGGTGCAAACTTTAAAAACTATGAACTACTTACCTTTACCAATGGAGAAATGCTATTGGTTGAGTTTAAACCAAAGTTAGAAGATGAAGATGAATACAAAATTGCGAATGTAAAGATAGTCCCAGATGAAATGAAGGCATTATTTGAACACTAGTTTTAAACTATTGGGGGGCGCATGTGCAACAAGGATTTGGGGAAGAGCGCTACTGTGAAATAAGGGGGATGAGTAAATGATTTTAATTCTTTTAATTTTAAGGCTCCTCGCCATTTAGTATTGAAAAAGTAGTTTACTAGTACTCTATTCAGTCTAGTATTCATTACATCTTTTACTAGATTGCCGTACACATTATTTGGGCACTTTTTTACTGAAACAGTGACATTTCGACAGGCATAAATCTATAAAAAACCGGACAAGGAAACAGATTCAATTGCTCACTCAACATTCACCACCTGATACATGTATAAATCGTCTCAGAGTGGAGATTATAGTAGTGGACAAGGGAACGGGTTCGGTTGCGAGCGATACATGGCTCCATACTGATACTCGTTCTTTTTTGTTTCAAAACGGGCAATAAAAGAACAACTATAGTCATTGTTCAACAATTAAATCCAATTTGTTAACCGTCGCATAGATCATGGCAATAAAGTTTTCTGTGGTGCGATAGCCACGAGCTTTTCTTTTGGCAGCCTGGACTAAACCATTTATGCCTTCCAGTAACCCGTTGGTCATCCTAGTATGAAACCATCTTAAGATACCGGCCTTATGCCTTTTTAAAGACTTTCCTAGTTTTAATCATTGGTTCCAGTTGCGAGCGAATAGCCCAGTTATACCATTCGTCAAAATAGAATTCAGAAATAATGGCTGATCTGCCCCGCATCTTTTGAAGAGACAATTTCATGCGGTAAGCACGTCCCGTTGCCAAGTCCATATCTTTTAATTTGGAGAACTTTGCCTCTTGCTTATCTGTCAAGTTTTCTTGGTTTTTCAACTCAGGTTGTGACGTTTGTTCTTGTCGTCGTACTTTATCCAGTGCTTCATTGACTAATTTCATCACATGAAATTTATCGAAGGTTATTGAGGCATTTGGAAAGTTTTCTTCTATTCCTGAAATAAATGCGGGCGACATATCAGAGCAAAAATCTTCAATTTGAGATGTTGAAACCCCTTTACTGTCAAGGAACTCACAAAAGTCTTGTAATACAATGGCTCCCTTTCCTACGGTGACGAAGATTAGTCGTTTGGTATCTATATCAATAAACAATGTCACATATTTGTGTCCTTTTGTCCGCGAGGTTTCATCCATAGCAACGCGTGTTACATTAGATACATCA
Coding sequences:
- a CDS encoding transposase; translated protein: MTNGLLEGINGLVQAAKRKARGYRTTENFIAMIYATVNKLDLIVEQ
- a CDS encoding retropepsin-like aspartic protease, encoding MIKIKELSELPFIEATVTCRGQSIKLENVLIDTGSAGTIFNVNKLETIGVKPEANDVTQTIQGVGGLEFVYTKNIDQISINDGIAIQNFLVELGSMDYGLEIDGIIGYDFMKKVGLIIDLQQLNISVR
- a CDS encoding ISL3 family transposase; the encoded protein is MEDFQEKYNVFQSALEIPEPWYVFHHELAKKERTLHVYIEYRRGAEFSCPNCGASGCKVHDIQDQDRTWRHLDFWQYQTLLHARMPRVKCESCGKIRTVEIDWARPGAGLSMLFEQHVMSLMVYMPVAAVARKVGEHDTRLWRVFNYYVDKAIENIDVSNVTRVAMDETSRTKGHKYVTLFIDIDTKRLIFVTVGKGAIVLQDFCEFLDSKGVSTSQIEDFCSDMSPAFISGIEENFPNASITFDKFHVMKLVNEALDKVRRQEQTSQPELKNQENLTDKQEAKFSKLKDMDLATGRAYRMKLSLQKMRGRSAIISEFYFDEWYNWAIRSQLEPMIKTRKVFKKA